Proteins encoded together in one Gemmatimonadota bacterium DH-78 window:
- a CDS encoding thymidine phosphorylase yields the protein MIPAQVIEAKRDGRAISSSRLRDFFSAYLAGEVEEYQMSAFLMAVLFRGMDARELDDLVEIMLGSGASLDLRDLGAARIDKHSTGGVGDKVSIALAPLAAELGVYVPMMSGRGLGHTGGTLDKLEAIPGFRTDLDLGAFRAVLEAVGCAMIGQTAEIAPLDRRLYDLRSVTGTVPAIPLIAASIMSKKLAEGLTGLLLDVKVGSGAFMQSEERALELARVMVGLGAARGVETEALVTAMDRPLGRAVGNTLETAEAFRCLAGGGPDDLRALVVLEAAAMARLGDSGRTEPDAIAAAEAALDDGSALRRMERLVEAQGGDPALVSNPDGFERAPVVRAISADRDGRLARVEPRALGEAVVAMRGGRARLGDTIDPRVGFLLCVEAGDALSHGDLLAEVHAADEGAADAGEVALRNAVRWDDEGGPLRPLVSHRVTRSGVETLPAG from the coding sequence ATGATCCCCGCCCAGGTGATCGAGGCCAAGCGCGACGGCCGAGCCATCTCCTCGTCCCGGCTGCGGGACTTCTTCTCGGCGTACCTCGCCGGAGAGGTGGAGGAGTACCAGATGTCGGCCTTTCTCATGGCGGTGCTCTTCCGGGGAATGGACGCTCGAGAGCTCGACGACCTCGTCGAGATCATGCTCGGGTCGGGGGCCTCGCTCGACCTCCGGGACCTCGGCGCGGCCCGCATCGACAAGCACTCCACCGGCGGAGTGGGCGACAAGGTCTCGATCGCGCTGGCGCCGCTCGCGGCGGAACTGGGCGTGTACGTACCGATGATGTCGGGGCGGGGCCTGGGACACACCGGTGGTACGCTGGATAAACTGGAAGCGATCCCCGGGTTTCGCACCGATCTGGATCTCGGCGCCTTTCGGGCCGTGCTCGAAGCGGTCGGGTGCGCCATGATCGGGCAGACGGCCGAGATCGCCCCCCTCGACCGCCGCCTGTACGATCTGCGCAGCGTGACGGGCACCGTGCCGGCCATTCCGCTGATCGCCGCCAGCATCATGAGCAAGAAGCTCGCCGAGGGGCTCACCGGGTTGCTGCTCGACGTGAAGGTGGGGTCGGGAGCCTTCATGCAGAGTGAGGAGCGGGCACTCGAGCTGGCTCGAGTGATGGTGGGGCTGGGTGCGGCGCGCGGGGTGGAGACGGAGGCGCTCGTGACGGCGATGGATCGGCCGCTCGGACGCGCCGTCGGCAACACCCTCGAAACGGCCGAGGCCTTCCGCTGTCTGGCGGGGGGCGGCCCCGACGACCTGCGCGCGCTCGTGGTGCTCGAAGCGGCGGCCATGGCCCGCCTCGGCGACTCGGGACGCACCGAGCCCGATGCGATCGCGGCGGCCGAGGCGGCCCTCGACGACGGCTCCGCGCTGCGGCGAATGGAGCGGCTCGTGGAGGCGCAGGGAGGGGACCCCGCGCTGGTGTCGAACCCCGACGGTTTCGAGCGGGCGCCGGTGGTGCGCGCGATCTCCGCCGATCGGGACGGACGGCTGGCCCGGGTGGAGCCGAGGGCCCTAGGCGAGGCCGTGGTGGCGATGCGGGGCGGGCGGGCCCGTCTCGGAGACACCATCGACCCGCGCGTGGGCTTCCTGCTGTGCGTCGAGGCGGGCGACGCACTGTCGCACGGCGACCTGCTCGCCGAGGTGCACGCAGCCGACGAGGGTGCGGCGGATGCCGGCGAGGTGGCGCTGCGGAACGCGGTGCGGTGGGACGACGAGGGCGGGCCGCTGCGCCCGCTCGTCTCGCACCGGGTCACTCGGTCGGGGGTGGAGACGCTGCCGGCCGGGTGA
- a CDS encoding V4R domain-containing protein yields MESQPREISIPAEAFEHLRAALVQEGGEAAGVHALHAAGFATGESIYELFVGSTGRTPEDTGPGRFFAGLADFFRSRGWGTLTHESRHPGLSVLTSVDWAEADEESEGHPTCAFSSGVLSYLLTRAAGAPVAVLETACRARGDARCEFAFGSEHTIQAVYGALVEGGTLDDALASLRSGAD; encoded by the coding sequence ATGGAGTCCCAGCCGCGCGAGATTTCGATTCCCGCGGAGGCCTTCGAGCATCTTCGGGCCGCCCTCGTCCAGGAGGGTGGCGAGGCCGCCGGGGTCCACGCACTCCACGCGGCCGGCTTCGCCACGGGCGAGAGCATCTACGAGCTCTTCGTCGGCTCCACGGGCCGCACTCCGGAAGACACGGGGCCCGGCCGCTTCTTCGCCGGCCTCGCGGACTTCTTCCGGAGCAGGGGCTGGGGAACCCTCACGCATGAATCGCGCCACCCCGGTCTGTCGGTGCTGACCAGCGTCGACTGGGCCGAGGCCGACGAGGAGAGCGAGGGGCATCCCACCTGCGCCTTCTCCTCGGGCGTACTCAGCTATCTGCTCACCCGGGCCGCAGGGGCCCCGGTAGCGGTGCTGGAGACGGCGTGCAGAGCGCGGGGCGACGCGCGCTGCGAGTTCGCCTTCGGCTCGGAGCACACGATTCAGGCGGTGTACGGGGCGCTCGTGGAGGGCGGCACTCTCGACGACGCCCTGGCCTCGCTTCGGTCCGGCGCCGACTGA
- a CDS encoding DUF3343 domain-containing protein — protein MSRALFLFPSTHMAMWAEEVAEEASLPAELVPAPPGSEALCDLALQTFDHLEGAVRTALVEAGVDFTRPAASPPPTE, from the coding sequence TTGAGTCGGGCCCTCTTCCTCTTCCCGTCCACGCACATGGCGATGTGGGCCGAAGAGGTGGCCGAGGAGGCTTCGCTTCCGGCCGAACTGGTGCCGGCGCCCCCGGGCAGCGAGGCCCTGTGCGATCTCGCTCTTCAGACCTTCGACCACCTCGAGGGGGCGGTTCGGACGGCCCTCGTCGAGGCGGGAGTCGACTTCACCCGGCCGGCAGCGTCTCCACCCCCGACCGAGTGA
- the ruvX gene encoding Holliday junction resolvase RuvX: MSIDYGERRIGVALSDPTGTLASPLETVHRRRGKRPPLKALERIAHLHEVTGLVVGLPLTLEGEENEWCAEVRAVGDELGRRLDLPVTYVDERMTSVQAEEAIRSSGRRRSQREEKGRIDAAAAAVILQRHLDMEAPR; encoded by the coding sequence ATGTCGATCGACTACGGGGAGCGCAGGATCGGCGTGGCGCTCAGCGATCCCACCGGCACCCTCGCCAGCCCCCTCGAAACGGTTCACCGTCGCCGTGGCAAGCGCCCCCCTCTCAAGGCGCTCGAACGCATCGCCCACCTTCACGAGGTGACCGGACTCGTGGTCGGGCTTCCCCTCACTCTCGAGGGCGAGGAGAACGAGTGGTGCGCCGAGGTGCGAGCCGTGGGCGACGAGCTCGGGCGTCGGCTCGACCTTCCGGTCACCTACGTCGACGAGCGCATGACCTCGGTCCAGGCCGAAGAGGCGATCCGGAGCTCCGGGCGCCGGCGATCCCAGCGCGAGGAGAAGGGCCGCATCGACGCCGCCGCCGCCGCGGTGATCCTCCAACGCCATCTCGACATGGAAGCCCCCCGATGA
- a CDS encoding YtxH domain-containing protein, with protein MEYDEHSTQVMNFVSGLVLGAVIGAGVALLTAPQSGRRTRRRIRRRAVDVRSNAGDRFEDLAADVRSKVDDALEGARARLGR; from the coding sequence ATGGAATACGACGAACATTCCACCCAGGTCATGAACTTCGTTTCCGGGCTGGTGCTCGGCGCCGTCATCGGCGCCGGTGTGGCCCTGCTGACGGCCCCGCAGAGTGGGCGCCGCACCCGTCGCAGGATCCGGCGCCGGGCCGTGGACGTCCGGAGCAATGCCGGCGATCGGTTCGAGGACCTCGCCGCCGACGTTCGGAGCAAGGTCGACGACGCGCTCGAAGGCGCGCGGGCCCGCCTCGGTCGCTGA
- the mltG gene encoding endolytic transglycosylase MltG — protein MSRSTPRRGATRIRSVALAGLLASAACGPSADPDAAPITIDVPDGAGFSQVVDTLTARGLVERPTLFTLYARWKKADREVRSGRYELVPGTDWAGILADLTTGRVVMRELTIPEGWALRQILPRVAEFTGVDSVAFRRSLTDSAAHTRFDVPGPGLEGYLLPETYHFADGTSAEAVVETMVSHYRDFWTPERRARLAELGYDQRQITTLASIVQAEARVADEMPRIAAVYHNRLRIGMPLQADPTVLYALGGPRERLLYAAMDSVADSPYNTYTHPGLPPGPIGSPGAQALEATLAPADDPALYFVAGEDGRHVFSRTLAEHNRAVAEYRRRRDGGG, from the coding sequence ATGAGCCGCTCGACCCCGCGCCGAGGCGCCACCCGCATCCGCTCCGTGGCCCTCGCGGGGCTGCTCGCGTCGGCGGCCTGCGGCCCGTCGGCGGATCCCGATGCGGCGCCGATCACGATCGACGTGCCCGACGGGGCCGGTTTCTCGCAGGTGGTGGACACGCTCACCGCGCGCGGACTCGTGGAGCGCCCCACCCTGTTCACGCTCTACGCGCGGTGGAAGAAGGCGGACCGCGAGGTCCGTTCCGGGCGCTACGAGCTGGTGCCGGGTACGGACTGGGCGGGCATTCTCGCGGATCTCACCACGGGCCGCGTGGTGATGCGCGAACTCACCATCCCCGAGGGCTGGGCCCTCCGCCAGATTCTCCCCCGCGTGGCCGAGTTCACCGGCGTCGACTCCGTCGCCTTCCGGCGCTCGCTCACCGATTCGGCGGCCCACACCCGCTTCGACGTGCCGGGCCCCGGACTCGAGGGGTACCTGCTTCCGGAAACGTATCACTTCGCCGACGGCACCTCGGCCGAGGCCGTGGTCGAAACCATGGTCTCGCACTACCGGGACTTCTGGACTCCGGAGCGCCGAGCCCGCCTCGCCGAGCTGGGCTACGACCAGCGGCAGATCACCACCCTCGCCTCCATCGTCCAGGCCGAGGCGAGGGTGGCCGACGAGATGCCGCGCATCGCCGCGGTCTACCACAACCGCCTCCGCATCGGCATGCCCCTCCAGGCCGATCCCACGGTGTTGTACGCCCTCGGCGGACCTCGTGAACGGCTGCTCTACGCGGCGATGGACTCCGTGGCCGACTCGCCGTACAACACCTACACCCACCCCGGACTGCCGCCCGGCCCGATCGGCAGCCCCGGAGCCCAGGCTCTCGAGGCGACCCTCGCACCCGCCGACGACCCCGCCCTCTACTTCGTGGCCGGCGAAGACGGCCGCCACGTGTTCAGCCGAACCCTCGCGGAGCACAACCGAGCCGTGGCCGAGTACCGTCGGCGCAGGGACGGCGGCGGGTGA